Genomic window (Enterobacteriaceae bacterium 4M9):
GCGCTACGCCGAGCTTGTGCGCGGCCAGCGCGTACATATCGCCATAAGGCTTGGAACGTCCGTGCGGCCCGGCGCGTAGCACAAACGCGAAGTAGTCTCCAAGGCCAAACAGCTGCGGGTCGGCGTTGCCGTTGGTGACCGCCACCAGCGGCCACTTCTGTGCAAGCTTCGCCAGTGTGTCATGGGTTTCCTGCGGCACATCAATGCGGCTGCGCCACTGGTTAAAATTCTCCATGGCGGCATCGGCACCGACGCTGGCTTCTTCTACCGACAGCCCGGCTTCCAGCATGGCGCGCTCAACCGCACGGCGGCGCCACTCGGTGACATCGTGATAAATCTCCGGCTCTTCCAGGCGTAGCTGCTGGCGCAGGCGCTGAAAATCCGGCGTCTGTAGCTCGCTTAAGCCTGGGTGATAGCGCTGGACGAAGCTCAGCGACTCACGCTCGGTGCGGGTAATGACCGGGCCGTTGTCATACAGCGTGTCGTCGAGATCGAACGTCAGCGCGGCTATCGGCCCCAGCGGGCGATAAAAATGCATCAGCTTTTCCCCCGTTTAGCTCGCGGATGCGCCGCATCATACACCGACGCTAAATGTTGAAAATCGAGATGGGTATAAATTTGCGTGGTAGAGAGGTTGGCATGGCCCAGCAACTCCTGCACCGCACGCAGATCGCCACTTGATTCAAGCATGTGGGTGGCAAACGAGTGGCGCAGCTTGTGCGGATTGACGTGGCTGTTCAGCCCCTGTTTGATGCCCCACTCGGCAAAGCGCTTTTGCACGTTGCGCGCGGAAATGCGCTTGCCGGTTTTCGCCAGAAACAGCGCGTCGTCGTCAGGCCCGAACAGCTCGCGCAGGTCAAGCCAGTGCTCAACCCAGGCCACCGCCGTACGGCCAATGGGCAAACGGCGCTCTTTGCTGCCCTTGCCCATTACCCACGCTTCGCCGCTCGCTAAATCGAGATGCTTACAGTCAAGGTTAACCAGTTCAGACAAACGCAGACCTGCGCCGTACATCACTTCCAGCATGGCACGGTCGCGCACCGCCAGCGGATCGTTAATATCAATCTCCAGCAGGCGATTAACATCATCAACGTCGATATTTTTCGGCAGGTGGCGCGGTGTTTTGGGGGCAGAGACGCCTTTCGCCGGGTTGGCCGCAAGCTGGCCCTGAAAAACCTGCCAGTCGAAGAAGCTGCG
Coding sequences:
- the yigB gene encoding 5-amino-6-(5-phospho-D-ribitylamino)uracil phosphatase YigB codes for the protein MHFYRPLGPIAALTFDLDDTLYDNGPVITRTERESLSFVQRYHPGLSELQTPDFQRLRQQLRLEEPEIYHDVTEWRRRAVERAMLEAGLSVEEASVGADAAMENFNQWRSRIDVPQETHDTLAKLAQKWPLVAVTNGNADPQLFGLGDYFAFVLRAGPHGRSKPYGDMYALAAHKLGVAPAQILHVGDDLTTDVAGAIRSGMQACWIMSRDNNLMQAREARLLPHLAISRLASLTALI
- the xerC gene encoding tyrosine recombinase XerC, producing the protein MTDSPLQPAVEGFLRHLKVERQLSPITLINYRRQLEALVAMLSEMKIADWARCDTAAVRSLVVRSRRHGLQAASLALRLSALRSFFDWQVFQGQLAANPAKGVSAPKTPRHLPKNIDVDDVNRLLEIDINDPLAVRDRAMLEVMYGAGLRLSELVNLDCKHLDLASGEAWVMGKGSKERRLPIGRTAVAWVEHWLDLRELFGPDDDALFLAKTGKRISARNVQKRFAEWGIKQGLNSHVNPHKLRHSFATHMLESSGDLRAVQELLGHANLSTTQIYTHLDFQHLASVYDAAHPRAKRGKS